A section of the Papio anubis isolate 15944 chromosome 4, Panubis1.0, whole genome shotgun sequence genome encodes:
- the LOC100998697 gene encoding LOW QUALITY PROTEIN: olfactory receptor 9A4 (The sequence of the model RefSeq protein was modified relative to this genomic sequence to represent the inferred CDS: inserted 2 bases in 1 codon; substituted 4 bases at 4 genomic stop codons): MGNTVIIVTVCVDKRLQSPMYFFLGHPSVLEILITSTAVPFMLGGLLLPGTQIISLTACAAQLYLYLSLGTSELALMGVMAVDRYVAVCNPLRYNIIMNSSTCSWVVIVSWVFGFLSEIWPVYATFQLTFCKSNVLDHFYCDRGQLLKVSYENTLFTEFILFLMAIFIIIGSLIPTIVSYTYIISTILKIPSASGESFXTCASRFTYVVIHFXRLLVFSHXGKQTQAAEYNGVLASLLVXWXPFLNPFIFTLRNDKFIQAFGDGMKRCYQLLKN, encoded by the exons ATGGGAAACACGGTCATCATCGTCACTGTCTGTGTTGATAAACGTCTGCAGTCCCCCATGTATTTTTTCCTGGGTCACCCCTCTGTCCTGGAGATCCTGATCACATCCACCGCTGTCCCTTTTATGCTCGGGGGGTTGCTGCTTCCAGGCACTCAGATCATATCTTTGACAGCCTGTGCTGCAcagctatatttatatctttctttggGTACCTCGGAGTTGGCATTAATGGGAGTGATGGCTGTGGACCGTTATGTGGCTGTGTGTAACCCTTTGAGGTACAACATCATTATGAACAGCAGCACCTGCAGTTGGGTGGTAATTGTGTCATGGGTTTTTGGGTTTCTTTCTGAAATCTGGCCAGTTTATGCCACTTTTCAGCTTACTTTCTGCAAATCAAATGTGTTAGACCATTTTTACTGTGACCGAGGACAATTGCTCAAAGTATCCTATGAGAACACTCTTTTCACagagtttattctttttctaatggctattttcattatcattgGTTCTTTGATCCCTACAATTGTCTCCTACACCTACATCATCTCCACCATCCTCAAGATCCCGTCAGCCTCTGGTGAATCCTT CACTTGTGCCTCCCGCTTCACCTATGTTGTGATACATTTCTGACGGCTGCTTGTTTTCTCTCATTGAGGCAAACAAACACAGGCAGCTGAGTATAACGGGGTGTTGGCGTCACTGCTGGTTTAGTGGTGACCCTTTCTGAACCCTTTCATCTTCACCCTGAGGAATGACAAATTCATACAGGCCTTTGGAGATGGCATGAAACGCTGCTATCAACTCCTTAAAAATTAA